A region of the Hydra vulgaris chromosome 12, alternate assembly HydraT2T_AEP genome:
TGAAagatgttttattaatattcagACTGCAGCTAAAATTTACAACATTGCCAAAGTTTTACTCAGGTTaaggaattaaaataaactGCCTATCATCCATTTACTGTTTCATTTAAGACAAAACATGCAGATGACTTCACCACAGTTTTCTTAGGTAAACAATCATTGAGAAAGGAGAAATCCGCATTCATGTAAACAAAATCTTGTTTTAGAACACATTCTAATATTATCTGAATAACGGTTTATAGACATTATTTAcgtaaaacatttaataaatatataaaacgtacaaatatatatatatttttttaaaaagataaataattatggacaaaatttataataaaaacaacaacaaaaattgaaataaattattatacaactTTTGCGTTTTGTAAATTTGTCAGCaatcaaaagtaataaaatcattattttaaaatcaaaatacacaataattttttaaaaatgctgtattatatattacccttaaccattttttttttaaaaaatttggtaaaatgtcgattttgaatattttttgaactcttGAAGTTTCAACcgcatttttctttatttttgcgTACTGGCATATTCAAATTCCATATCAAGTTCACACTTATCAAAGCGGTAGTGATCAGGAGAAAATAGTGGTAAATCTATTTGCTTGTCTATCAGATTTcttgtttaactaattttaaattttttgaaaaatattttgcacaGCAAAAAGGTATGTACCACGTGACGCTTACCAATAGTTTccctttaataaaattacaaaccAATACGTATAATTCATCGCAATTCAACGAATACTTTACACAATTTTCTAATCTTTGagaagttttttgcaaaatactTAAAGTAtcaattgttaatttttagaaaaagacaaATGATCATTAGTGTTAAAAGTCCTTTTCCTTGAACATTTTCTGCTTCACTATACACAATATCATAATCATAATGACTTATTGTAACTAGTTGAGAGTGCTACAAATAATTAAGCTTTTTACTGGGACGATTGATTGTCCGGCAGTCCTTATTCTAGACAACTTACCCAAAATCGTCACAATCCCAAAAAACCGGGACGTCTGGCAGCCCTACAAAAGAATAACATGCCGatacatgttaaaaaaatatatactcttAATAAACATCGTGAcgttcaaaaacaattataaaactgtCACTATTTGCGAGcgtgtgaatatatatatatatatatatatatatatatatatatatatatatatatatatatatatatatatatatgtatatatatatatatatataattgattttttgacgagattaaaaaaataactacatgatttttactactaaaagtttcatgcgtttagcaatcatcaggtaaaaaatacattctacacaacaatatatatatatatatatatatatatatatatatatatatatatatatatatatatatatatatatatatatatatatatatatatatatatatatatatatatatatatatatatatatatatgtatatatatatatatatatatatatatatatatatatataattgattttttgacgagattaaaaaaataactacatgatttttactactaaaagtttcatgcgtttagcaatcatcaggtaaaaaatacattctacacaacaatatatatatatatatatatatatatatatatatatatatatatatatatatatatatatatatatatatatatatatatattgttgaaattttctaaaactGTCCTCCGCGGGCCATCTTGAGGACTTGGATTAGCTTTTATGTggttcaactttaaatttaattttctgatGAATTGATTTGCTTTAGTTTAACGAGATCCAAAAGACATTGTTTTACAATAAgaacaattatttaataacgATTTTTGTGCCAAATAtcagaaaatttcaaattttcatcaattcaTGCAAAATATCTCAACTTCAACCGTTTTTTTTATCCGTTTCTCAAAACTATTAGTTATAACCTTTTGCACATggaactaattaaaatttaaagtggTTTAAGTCGAataaactatcaattaacatagaaaaaactaaaaggaCTCTATTTCAtcagaaatcaaaaaaaaaagttctgctAAATGATGTCTCTATTAATAGAGACATCATTTAGCAGAagatttttatagataaatatataagataatgtattatatattgacAATATTCAAATCAAGCAATCAAAAGTTGTACTTTTCCTTGGTGTTCTCATTGATGGAAACCTCACATGGAAAAATGATGGAATTATAAAAAGATGATGGAATGTATTACAATacgaaaagttttataaatatacatgcaTTAATTCAACTTAATTACTAAATTACCAAATGTCAtgtaaactatgcaaatatctCTTGGTCTAGTGCTAAAaagttcaattaatttttaaatggtttgaaaaacttttttattatatgttgtTTATTATGTTcgtttttaaaactcatttctTTGTTTACTTCCATGACTTCTTTCTTTAgtgatgatttttatttttttacttttccctgGGTTTTCCGAATATTTGTATAATTCTTTATTAATctcttttttgatttaatttgtacttatttagtaaaaagctttaaaaaaattcacgAAAGCGCAATGAAGTAAGTCAAAGGTAATATAGAACAAAGTTTGAAATAGAATGTTTTAATTTCAAACTTGGTTTTATTACCTTTGACTTATACTCCATTACGCTTTCATAATTCGAAATACAATGcatttattttcgtaaataCAAATTGTATTAAGAATTAATTTCGTAAcgaaagcaatttgtttttactttcgtaaatacaaattgctttcttTAAGTAACGGGTGATGCGGAAGTTATCGGACAAAATAAAAACGTCAAtgacttatttataaataaaaaaaaacaactactattatattttttttaaataaagcatttatcttttaataaaaatatattattttttatatgaaaaaacacCACCATCTGCAATTGATCTCAATTTTGCTCTGACGCCTTTCATATGCGactgtaaaaagtttaaatcaatTTCTTGTAGTTTTAGTTTAATGCGATCAATCAAAACTTGCTCTGTTGAAGCTTGCCAATCTCCCTCGTAAACCTTCTGTGCCAAATGTCCCCAAAAATGTTCAATTGGTCGTGCTTGAGGCACATTTGGGGGATTGGATTCTTTATCAACGTAATAGACATATTGGTCCATCCATTTTAGAGAATCTTTAGAATAATGAGAACTTGCTAAATCTGgccaaaataaatagttaaagtCTCCATGATATTTGTGAATAAATTGAAGAAGTCGTTTTTCTAaacattcattaatatagattGATGAATTGATCGCTACAGCCTTGGAAGTGCAAAACAATGGCTCGGACATACCACGGTCAGATATGGCTATccacattaataattttttaggaaatttcTCTTTTCCTATAAAAAGAACACTTTCTGGGCAtgtctttttgttgtttgtGTAGTATCCAGAATTTCCAGGC
Encoded here:
- the LOC136088418 gene encoding uncharacterized protein LOC136088418 — translated: MRLNAAERESFRKRLKMFFEGLARSTIYDNLKTLETVQSFSDRKHPGRPTSWTREKKAELTRLVNNRKGVSQRKIGIKFGVNQSTIGLQLKKMIIKYRKREKTPKYTIEQQIKAKKRSRKLVNQLYNTKSLLVIDDEKYFCFAGDNMPGNSGYYTNNKKTCPESVLFIGKEKFPKKLLMWIAISDRGMSEPLFCTSKAVAINSSIYINECLEKRLLQFIHKYHGDFNYLFWPDLASSHYSKDSLKWMDQYVYYVDKESNPPNVPQARPIEHFWGHLAQKVYEGDWQASTEQVLIDRIKLKLQEIDLNFLQSHMKGVRAKLRSIADGGVFSYKK